In one window of Skermanella rosea DNA:
- a CDS encoding LexA family protein — MAAAMSQPHPEPNFTPKQGQYLAFIHAYTCINARPPAEADLQRFFGVTPPTIHQMVLALERTGLIQRTPGAARSIRLLVPPESLPVLQRPEASSS, encoded by the coding sequence ATGGCCGCCGCGATGTCACAGCCCCACCCGGAACCGAATTTCACGCCCAAGCAAGGGCAGTATTTGGCGTTCATCCACGCCTACACCTGCATCAATGCCCGACCGCCCGCCGAGGCCGACCTGCAGCGCTTCTTCGGCGTCACCCCGCCCACCATCCACCAGATGGTCCTCGCCCTCGAACGCACCGGCCTCATCCAGCGCACCCCCGGTGCCGCCCGCAGCATCAGGCTGCTCGTGCCACCGGAGAGCCTGCCGGTCCTTCAAAGGCCCGAAGCCAGCTCATCATAA
- a CDS encoding response regulator, which translates to MTEGCKILIVEDQMLIAMDLERLIEGMDYTVCGLARTRTEALRLAEEHRPDLVVMDVRLADGSDGIAAARELRQRFNIGALMISGQIDAAQAEEAEAEIFLRKPFEPRQLRRAIADALRLRRVDPGSAA; encoded by the coding sequence ATGACGGAAGGCTGCAAGATTCTGATCGTCGAGGATCAGATGCTGATCGCGATGGATCTGGAGCGGCTGATCGAGGGAATGGACTATACGGTATGCGGACTGGCGCGTACCCGGACCGAGGCCCTGCGCCTCGCCGAGGAGCATCGTCCCGACTTGGTGGTGATGGATGTCCGGCTGGCCGACGGCAGCGACGGCATCGCCGCCGCGCGCGAGCTTCGCCAGCGCTTCAACATCGGCGCTCTGATGATCTCCGGCCAGATCGACGCCGCCCAGGCGGAGGAGGCCGAGGCGGAGATCTTCCTGCGCAAACCCTTCGAGCCGCGCCAGCTTCGCCGCGCCATCGCCGACGCGCTCCGCCTGCGCCGGGTCGATCCGGGCTCGGCGGCCTGA
- a CDS encoding IS630 family transposase, translating into MTVRYRVDLSEAERTELQALVSGGRQAVRKVKRAQILLAADAGHGDEAIAATLAVGTATVHRTRRRFVAGNLDAALGERPRPGAPRKLSGKEEALLVATACSEPPEGRARWTLDLLAGALVALTGHDAVSGETVRRRLAENDLKPWRRDMWCIPRVDAEYVARMEDVLDLYAEAPDPARPVVCFDESPTQLIGEAREPVPAAPGQPERFDYEYRRNGTANLFVFLDAHRPWRAVKVTDRRTGRDFAACMRDLVDVHYPEAERIRVVLDNLSTHSAGALYEAFPACEARRVLRRLDFHFVPKHASWLNMVEIEIGVLRSQCLDRRIAERERLEAEVAAWQRRRNAEGARITWMFTTERAREKMGHAYPDPEPSLKQAA; encoded by the coding sequence ATGACTGTACGCTACCGCGTGGATCTGAGCGAAGCCGAGCGGACCGAGCTGCAGGCCCTGGTCAGCGGGGGTCGGCAAGCCGTGCGCAAGGTCAAGCGGGCGCAGATCCTGCTGGCGGCCGACGCGGGCCACGGCGACGAGGCGATCGCCGCCACCCTGGCGGTCGGCACGGCCACGGTGCACCGGACCCGGCGCCGCTTCGTCGCGGGCAACCTGGACGCCGCGCTGGGCGAACGGCCGCGGCCGGGGGCGCCGCGCAAGCTGTCGGGCAAGGAGGAGGCCCTGCTGGTGGCGACCGCCTGTTCCGAGCCGCCCGAGGGCCGGGCGCGCTGGACGCTCGACCTGCTGGCGGGAGCGCTGGTCGCGTTGACCGGGCACGACGCCGTGTCCGGCGAGACGGTCCGGCGGCGGCTGGCCGAGAACGACCTGAAGCCGTGGCGCCGGGACATGTGGTGCATCCCGCGCGTCGACGCCGAGTACGTCGCGCGCATGGAGGACGTGCTCGACCTCTACGCCGAGGCGCCCGACCCGGCGCGCCCGGTGGTGTGCTTCGACGAGAGCCCGACCCAGCTGATCGGCGAGGCGCGCGAGCCGGTCCCGGCCGCGCCGGGGCAGCCGGAGCGGTTCGATTATGAGTACCGGCGCAACGGCACCGCCAACCTGTTCGTGTTCCTCGACGCGCACCGCCCCTGGCGCGCGGTCAAGGTCACCGACCGGCGCACGGGGCGCGACTTCGCCGCGTGCATGCGCGACCTGGTCGACGTCCACTACCCCGAGGCCGAGCGGATCCGCGTGGTGCTGGACAATTTGTCAACCCATTCGGCCGGGGCGCTCTACGAGGCGTTCCCGGCGTGCGAGGCGCGCCGGGTGCTGCGCCGGCTGGACTTCCACTTCGTGCCCAAGCACGCGAGTTGGCTGAACATGGTCGAGATCGAGATCGGCGTGCTGCGCTCCCAGTGCCTGGACCGCCGCATCGCCGAGCGCGAGCGCCTCGAGGCCGAGGTGGCAGCCTGGCAGCGCCGGCGCAACGCCGAGGGCGCCCGCATTACCTGGATGTTCACCACCGAGCGGGCGCGTGAGAAGATGGGCCATGCCTATCCCGATCCGGAGCCCTCCCTCAAGCAAGCCGCCTGA
- a CDS encoding ISL3 family transposase, whose protein sequence is MNEFFPVPGCCVEHVTRISPTSIQISAQVVRHEAICPDCGTASQAVHSRYQRHPADLPSLGGEVRLLLSVRRFYCRNPACARLTFAETIPDLLAPKARRTRRLAATQGRIGIACGGETGARLMRFLGMPVSADTVVRLVRAVPLPVRAPPRVLGVDDWARRKGQTYGTILVDLEEHHVVDLLPDRTAQTLAAWLREHDTVSVIARDRSTEYARGANLGAPGATQVVDRWHLLRNLREMIERWLAGIHDRLRQLPPVHTGELSPRQRRGTFSRTRSETARTQDSRARRLARHEEVHRRLQAGETILAISRAMGISRQTVRSFASAQSFPEHAERRPVTSALDPWLDHLESRLAEGCANVAELWRDIRERGYPGSVQQLHRWVDRRREVPAPSGRPSERKPILASARQLAWLLVRSPDALDETGKATLAWIAQDAEVARLNPLIARFGDLVRACGVTRGKAPEDSPAILARWLDEAEACGTPVVETFAAGLRQDQAAIQAALTLPWSSGQAEGQINKLKLIKRQMYGRGNFDLIRRRVLLAA, encoded by the coding sequence GTGAATGAGTTCTTCCCAGTTCCGGGCTGCTGCGTTGAGCATGTGACGCGGATCAGCCCAACGAGCATCCAGATTTCAGCCCAGGTTGTACGGCACGAGGCGATCTGCCCCGACTGCGGCACTGCCAGCCAGGCGGTCCACAGCCGATACCAGCGTCATCCTGCCGATCTGCCAAGCCTGGGCGGCGAGGTTCGCCTGCTTCTCAGCGTCCGCCGGTTCTATTGCCGGAACCCGGCCTGCGCTCGCCTGACCTTTGCCGAAACCATACCGGATCTGCTGGCGCCGAAAGCACGACGGACACGGCGGCTTGCCGCTACCCAAGGGCGGATCGGCATCGCCTGCGGCGGGGAAACCGGTGCTCGCCTGATGCGGTTCCTGGGCATGCCCGTCAGTGCCGACACCGTTGTCCGGCTCGTGCGCGCCGTTCCCCTTCCAGTCCGTGCCCCGCCGCGGGTCCTGGGTGTTGACGACTGGGCGCGCCGGAAAGGGCAGACCTACGGCACCATCCTGGTCGACCTGGAGGAGCACCATGTCGTCGACCTGCTGCCTGATCGCACGGCGCAGACCCTGGCGGCATGGCTCCGCGAGCACGACACGGTCAGCGTGATCGCGCGGGACCGGTCCACCGAGTATGCCCGCGGTGCCAACCTCGGCGCGCCGGGCGCGACTCAGGTCGTGGACCGCTGGCACCTGCTTCGAAACCTGCGGGAGATGATCGAGCGCTGGCTGGCGGGCATTCACGACCGCCTGCGCCAACTGCCTCCGGTGCACACCGGCGAGTTGTCACCGCGGCAACGGCGCGGAACCTTCTCGCGGACCCGAAGCGAGACGGCCCGCACGCAAGATAGCCGTGCCCGGCGCCTGGCCCGGCATGAGGAGGTGCATAGACGTCTCCAGGCCGGCGAGACGATCCTGGCGATCAGCCGCGCCATGGGGATCTCCCGGCAGACGGTTCGATCCTTCGCCTCCGCGCAGAGCTTCCCCGAGCACGCCGAAAGGCGTCCTGTCACGAGCGCTCTGGATCCCTGGCTCGATCATTTGGAAAGCCGGCTCGCGGAGGGATGTGCGAACGTGGCGGAGCTGTGGCGTGACATCAGGGAAAGGGGCTATCCCGGATCGGTCCAGCAACTGCATCGGTGGGTGGACCGGCGACGCGAGGTTCCGGCACCATCCGGCCGGCCGTCGGAGCGCAAGCCCATACTGGCGTCGGCCCGGCAGCTTGCCTGGCTTCTGGTACGTTCCCCGGACGCCCTGGACGAAACCGGGAAGGCGACACTGGCGTGGATCGCCCAGGATGCCGAGGTTGCGCGCCTCAATCCTCTGATCGCCCGGTTTGGCGACCTGGTGCGCGCCTGCGGCGTCACTCGGGGAAAAGCCCCGGAGGATTCTCCGGCGATCCTGGCGCGCTGGCTGGATGAAGCGGAGGCCTGCGGCACCCCGGTCGTCGAAACCTTTGCCGCCGGCCTGCGTCAGGATCAAGCGGCGATCCAGGCCGCTCTGACCCTGCCGTGGAGCAGCGGCCAAGCGGAAGGACAGATCAACAAGCTCAAGCTCATCAAGAGGCAGATGTACGGGCGCGGAAACTTCGATCTCATCCGCCGCCGTGTCCTCCTGGCCGCCTGA